One genomic region from Prunus persica cultivar Lovell chromosome G3, Prunus_persica_NCBIv2, whole genome shotgun sequence encodes:
- the LOC18782577 gene encoding uncharacterized protein LOC18782577, translating to MEGGDGWQMLRCAGGEVDKSVTTTRTMLRFRPIAPKPVDTGATAPTGNKNSVLTSGRKKRKYVRVQNNSGYTRRKKKEQEITKDDLAAPPNGVVRTLQLLPESTVTDHSTDGGSWYDLDHTVSNNNKNPPIGEDQGLPMWLSSYMGGGCSDPTVGMQLQQMMVKSWVTVECVAGTCMNVQGTSGVGRCTDADRMRNLEGDTCPGFISDGENRVQWLNGAFKRMVSQGNYTSEIAVWLAIKEKLPYTHWAFTCQVKLQYMVGKEKYSRMVPCDLWRMDGGGFAWRLDVKAALTLGR from the coding sequence ATGGAGGGCGGAGATGGGTGGCAGATGCTAAGATGCGCTGGTGGGGAGGTAGATAAGTCAGTTACTACGACTCGGACCATGCTCAGATTTCGGCCGATCGCACCGAAACCGGTGGATACCGGAGCCACAGCTCCGACAGGAAACAAGAACTCAGTTTTGACAAgtggaagaaagaagagaaaatacgTTAGGGTTCAGAACAATAGTGGGTATactagaagaaagaaaaaggaacaagaAATTACAAAAGACGACCTTGCAGCTCCTCCTAATGGCGTGGTGAGGACCCTGCAGCTCTTGCCTGAGAGTACTGTTACCGACCACTCAACGGACGGCGGATCTTGGTACGATTTAGATCATACGGtcagtaataataataagaatccTCCCATAGGGGAAGATCAGGGCCTCCCCATGTGGTTGAGCAGTTACATGGGTGGTGGTTGTTCAGATCCGACGGTGGGGATGCAGTTGCAGCAGATGATGGTGAAGTCTTGGGTGACAGTGGAGTGCGTGGCAGGCACTTGCATGAATGTGCAAGGGACGTCTGGGGTTGGGAGATGTACGGACGCAGATAGGATGAGGAATCTGGAGGGAGACACGTGTCCGGGGTTTATATCGGACGGCGAGAATAGGGTTCAGTGGCTGAACGGGGCGTTTAAGAGGATGGTGAGCCAAGGGAATTACACATCGGAGATAGCGGTGTGGTTGGCGATAAAAGAGAAGTTGCCGTACACGCATTGGGCGTTCACATGCCAAGTAAAGCTGCAATACATGGTGGGTAAGGAGAAGTACTCTCGAATGGTGCCTTGTGATTTGTGGAGAATGGACGGTGGAGGATTTGCATGGAGGCTGGACGTTAAGGCTGCCCTCACTTTGGGCCGTTGA
- the LOC18782196 gene encoding thymidylate kinase, giving the protein MENSNHNCSLRGGKEDSRGALVVLEGLDRCGKTTQSTRLVANLERLGHSAELWRFPDRTTSVGQMISSYLSNKSQLDDHTIHLLFSANRWEKRSLMESKLKSGITLVVDRYSYSGVAFSSAKGLDIEWCKAPEIGLLAPDLVVYLDIPPEKAAERGGYGGERYEQLEFQKKVGQNYQVLRGPTWKIIDACSPMEDIEEQLQNMALDCVKTCQEGKPLSCRWSC; this is encoded by the exons ATGGAAAATAGTAATCACAACTGTAGCCTAAGAGGTGGCAAGGAGGATTCAAGAGGTGCCTTGGTTGTTCTGGAAGGCTTGGATCGTTGTGGCAAGACTACGCAGTCTACTAGACTAGTTGCAAACTTGGAGAGGTTAGGGCATTCAGCTGAATTGTGGCGGTTTCCTGACAGAACGACAAGTGTTGGGCAAATGATATCTTCTTATCTTTCCAACAAATCCCAACTGGATGATCATACAATCCATCTACTCTTTAGTGCCAACCGTTGGGAGAAGAG ATCATTGATGGAAAGCAAATTGAAAAGTGGAATCACCCTTGTTGTTGACCGTTATTCTTATTCGGGGGTGGCCTTTTCATCTGCCAAAGGACTTGATATTGAATGGTGTAAG GCTCCAGAGATTGGGTTATTGGCTCCAGATCTTGTAGTGTACCTTGACATACCACCTGAA AAAGCTGCTGAAAGAGGAGGCTACGGAGGTGAGAGATATGAGCAGCTTGAGTTTCAAAAGAAGGTTGGCCAAAACTATCAGGTCCTCCGTGGTCCCACTTGGAAG ATCATAGATGCTTGTTCGCCCATGGAGGACATTGAGGAACAGTTGCAAAATATGGCATTGGATTGTGTAAAAACATGCCAAGAAGGGAAACCGCTCTCATGTCGCTGGTCCTGTTAA